From the genome of Spinacia oleracea cultivar Varoflay chromosome 2, BTI_SOV_V1, whole genome shotgun sequence, one region includes:
- the LOC130468048 gene encoding uncharacterized protein: protein MVAGRVAKVTDINVIDHNHDNNNGSYAWYGDVDMNTFSCWSDFSRSVIFVNVTTTLSLFAVVVISLMLYVGIIHLLRDSIVHGKIMNNSIHESDDNSSSILQVHCVYKYGDHLHDLGGKTVLPSTRYEFQFYLDGDDLGLLGVVRCDMRWKKEEEKEVEIYEIDTTVIWNISSLWIGNGDVWSSPGETTYFNNINTYKNFVSAVLTNKLINT from the coding sequence aTGGTAGCCGGTCGTGTTGCGAAGGTGACGGACATTAATGTGATTGATCATAATCATGATAATAACAATGGTAGTTATGCCTGGTATGGAGACGTCGATATGAATACATTTAGCTGctggtctgatttttctaggTCTGTCATTTTTGTGAATGTCACTACaactctttctctttttgccGTTGTTGTAATTTCCTTGATGTTGTATGTTGGAATCATACATTTACTACGGGATTCCATAGTTCATGGGAAAATCATGAATAATTCAATCCATGAAAGTGATGATAATAGTAGTAGCATTTTGCAAGTGCATTGTGTTTACAAGTATGGTGACCATTTACATGATCTTGGTGGGAAAACCGTGCTTCCATCCACCCGATATGAATTCCAGTTTTACCTCGATGGTGACGATCTGGGTCTTCTCGGAGTTGTACGGTGTGACATGAGAtggaagaaagaagaagaaaaagaagtggAAATTTATGAAATTGACACAACTGTGATATGGAATATCAGTTCTCTTTGGATCGGTAACGGTGACGTATGGTCTTCTCCTGGTGAAACAACTTACTTTAACAAcatcaacacatacaaaaatttTGTTAGTGCTGTGTTAAccaacaaattaataaatacgtAG